The following DNA comes from Rosa rugosa chromosome 5, drRosRugo1.1, whole genome shotgun sequence.
TAGCAAAAGTAATAATGATGACAAGACAATTTGATCCATGTGAAATAGATACAAATAAAATACAATGCTAGTGCAGTTGAGAAACGAACCCGGCTATTATTATTTGATAGAAAATGAGGAAGAGGTAAATAGCCTGTGATAGATGATATATGGAAGCCAATCCATGATGATCAAAGGTATTCGAACTCGTCCTCCTTGAGATGCGCAAAGAATTTAACAGGGCCACGGCCTTCGACGTCGACAAAGAACTGTACTTTATAAGGGAGATTGGCAGAAATCCGTTTGCCCTTCCAGAGGCCAACGTACTGCTTGAGTTCACCTTCCATGCCAGTGATGTCGACCTCGGGAACTCTGGGCACGTGGTACACCTTGAGAGGCACGGTTACCTTGACCCTAGCGCCGATCTTTGAGGAGGCGGCCGCTTCTACCTCTGATGATGTTGATGGAGAAAAATCGGATCCGATAGCGACTTCGCAAACAATCATTCTACTTTTCCTCcttggagttggagttggagttAGAGTTGTTGGGTAGTGAGCGCGAGTGAGCTTTGCCCCTGCCGCTGCCCAGCAACAAGGGAATCGTGAATTCCTTTGCCCCGCATCTGCTGGTGTACTCGAGGCAGCTCTGCCTATGGCTGTGGCTGTGGTTGTGGCTGTGGCTGTGGCTGTGGCTGAGCTTAATAACCCTACTGTTCCTCCTCCTATACTCATCGTCTCTATCTTCttatctgctctctctctctctccagtctTCTTTGCTTTCTTATTTCTATGTTCAATCTCCAACCCCGACCCCAAAAATACACATTTATTTAGATACTTTCCTCCTCAAGTTTTCTTTGATgtgatttatttttttggtatctTCCTTCACCataacatttttcttttttcttttccctaaaAATATAATTCAGCTAACAATGAATCTGCACAACAGCCAAATAAGTCTGAAAGCAAAGTGATATCTATTTCACCAGACAGATCCCAACAGGTGTCTAAGCGAGTACCACAGTCTGATTTTCCCCAATCGTTTCAAACGAAACGAATGGTCTATAATGTTTGCTTCAGCCATTTTAGCTTGATTTGTCTTTTGCATAGATTATTACTCTTACTCCCCAAAATTGTGATTCTTCCATTAACAACATTGGTTAAAGCTATACTAAGTATACATGTTTCTGGCATTTAACCgccaaaaaataaaaggagaaaaaataCATATGGCATCACAACAAGAATCAATATATCTAGAGAAATGAGGGCTGATGATCAATTGttacaaaacaaaaatcatatGAAGATGGTCACAGGGAGACGAGTACCAGAATCGTAAATACACAAGCAGCTCGCACCAGATATAGCAAACAAGGGACAACATTACATAATTCTCAATTGAAACAAGAAAACACCAATAAACAACAACACAAACAGAGCCGAACAAAAAATTTACAGGCGCCTCAGCTGTTTAAAGGTAAAACGGCCAAGGGTCAAACAGACAATAGTGCAGGTGGTCTTCTATTTGGTATTTGGATACTCTTGCATATTTCATGGGTGAGAAAGGAGAACAGCTGTCCCTAGCAAGATACATAGTAGTCAGACGTGATGGTTATAGGAGCGACCAATAAGTCTGCACTGTTCTGGAAGCAACGAAGAAATGACTTGCCCATTAAGTGGAAAAAGCTCCCCATCAATGCCACAACCGTTATGGGTGTGCTTTCCTGATGCCTTGATCTTCACCGACTTTACCTGCAATAGGAGACCAAATTAGATGGCCCCTTCTACAATTTAATGTAGTTTTTTTGTTCTAAAATAAGCTCTTACACCAGAAAAAACACATAAATTCCCTATGATCTCCCCATTCCCAACCCCTGAACACTGTCACCAAGAGAGAAACTAAAGTGCAAGCTTATAACTTTTACCACCAACAAAACATGATCAACTAGTGTGCAGTCAAAATGCAGCTTCATGGTCAAAATGAATAAAGTTATCCAAACCTCAAGTGCAAAAAAGCATTGGACTAAATGTCCATACCTTGACATTTTCCACGTATGGCAGTGAAAGGTGTCTACCCATCTGCAGAAGCATGAAAAACCTCAACAGCCTTAATCGCCCACTTCCATGAACTAGGAGCAAATCCAAGGTGTTGTCATCATGCTCAGCTTTTGGTGCCACCACTTGGGAACTCTGAACAGTTCTGCATGCATGATTGCAAACAAGAATGCCAAGCAACTGACCCTTGGTCACAACCCATTTATCTTCATACCTGGGCACAACTTCCTTTGTTCCTGCTTCTACGTCATCTGATGGCCCTGGCAATTCAATAGGATTTTCCGCATCCCAATTAGGTTCAGTATCCCACTTTGGCTCAGCATCCCAAATTGGGCCTGGATCGGATAGCGTGGATGATATATCCTCTTTATCATTTGTTCCAGTGTTTCCCCAAGAAGATCTAGAGGCATCATGTGTGGCTGTCAATCCAGTCCATCCTCTATCTGTCCTTGACTTTGACCGGGTCCTTGGCCAGTTTGGTGTTGTTGACAGGGGCAGCTGAGGATGAATCACTTCCGGTTCTGCAGTTATATTGGTCCTTCCAATTGACAGTCTTTTTGCTCTAGGATCTAGGCCACGCACGTACTCAGATGGTTCAATGCTAGCATGAGTGCTACTGCAGGTTGTATCCAAGTCACCTCCAGACATTCGACTAGGAGTCATAATGGAGTCAATACTTGATAAACTAGAAGCTCTTGGAATACCATCGGTATTTGATCTCCTCATAATGTCTGTGTACAAGTCTGACACATCAATTTCAGCTGAGAGTTTTCCTTCTAGATCCTCTTTTGATGCTGGAAGGTACTCAACTTCATAGCTGTACTTCGGCAGGCATAAGAATTTAAGAAATCCAGCAACAAAATAACGCAGAGGACCAAAGCGCTTCTGATATTTCTCAGACAGCTCCAACACTGCAATTAATTCAAGGCCACATATCAACCTACACATATATGATGATTAATAAATCTGGACCAAACTACTGTTCCCCAAGTATCGACCAAACAATTAGATTTGATGTTATAACCAATGTAATGAAAGTATCACTTAAATTACAAACTATCAAGTtgatacaatatatatatatatatatagggcccttccaaTGAAGGATCCCTTTTCTTGGctaaaaaaagggatcccttagtggaagggccctctatatacacacacacgccGTCTACAAATatagaaacaaaaataatactAGCATGCAATATCAATGAATGGTTAGAGATTTCAAATCCACTGGAAGGTTGGTAAACATTATGCACATGATTAAAACATTTTAGAGCACTGTACAGGCATTGAAAGCAACTAAGAAAAGATCATCAACACAACATGAACTCAAGATGACTCCAATCATCTTGAAATTTTCCTAATGCTTCAATATCGGGTATCGTAAAGAAACTCTAACAGGAGGGGACGGAGACAGGACAAACTATAAACTCTATTGGGAAGATAACTCCAAACATTTTGACAAATTCCTAAAAATCCAGAACTATTGGATTTGGAGATTGAGTATCACTATGCCTATTTTTCACaggaaaccaaaaacccaaacaGTCCGAGCAATCAAACTGAGTTTACTAATCCAAATAGGAATTGATTAA
Coding sequences within:
- the LOC133708743 gene encoding ferredoxin-thioredoxin reductase subunit A1, chloroplastic, whose product is MSIGGGTVGLLSSATATATATTTATAIGRAASSTPADAGQRNSRFPCCWAAAGAKLTRAHYPTTLTPTPTPRRKSRMIVCEVAIGSDFSPSTSSEVEAAASSKIGARVKVTVPLKVYHVPRVPEVDITGMEGELKQYVGLWKGKRISANLPYKVQFFVDVEGRGPVKFFAHLKEDEFEYL